CCAGAGAAGCTACGGCACTTCCTACACCATCCGGCCCGGCAGCCGCTACCCCATAACACGCCGAATCCCAAGCCCCGGCTCGGGCTCCCCAGATCGGGGTGACCCCCTAAGTCGACTCCCAGGCTTCGGCTTACCCATTTCGCCCACCACGCCGCCCCACACCATCCTCAAGTCATCCAGCCTCAGCCTGCCCCATGAGCCCAAAGAAGTGCGCTTTGTTATGAGGAGCTCCAGCGCCCGGTCCcgctccccgtctccctctcactctcctggGCTGGGCTCGCCCCTCCTGGCCCTCAGGCCCTTCCACCAGAAGCCCCTCCACCTGTGGAACAAGTACGACGTTGGAGACTGGCTGGAGAGCATCCACCTGGGGGAGCACAGGGCCGGCTTTCAGGAGCATGAGATTGAGGGATCGCACCTGCCAGCACTCACCAAGGACGACTTTGCTGAGCTGGGGGTGACGCGGGTGGGACACCGCATGAACATTGAACGAGCACTCAAACAGCTGCTGGAGAGCTGACCcctgccctgagagagagagagaaagagagagagagagaaagaaagaaagagggagagagagagaaaaatggatAGACCACCCCAGTTTTAAACCAACTCCATTTTAGGTCGCTgcttttcatttatttttattctgATGTGTCTGAACGTTTCAGTGATTGCGTTCATATGCAGCTCTCAGCACTGCACTGAATTATGAAGTCCCTCCCCCATCTCACAACCTATCAGATGAGTCCTCTGAAAGAGGCACAGAAACTCTTTGCAGAACAGTATCTCGCATGAGCTCCGATTAGAACATTTGATTTGTGACTGCTTGAGTTGCTCCTTTAGTCACACCTTTAACCTATCCCACAGACCTTTCCTTCGCTGTGccgttcttcttctctctgtccctccatctctttccctccTGTTCATTGTTTGCCTCTGAAGGATCCCCAGTTTgtgtgaagaagaggaggatgaatcTCGTTCCAAACGGAAAGTTCAGTTGCCTTTCAAAATATTCTTACAGAGATCAGCTACGTTGAACACAGGAGTAAAGATGCAGTACTGACCTAGTATTGACATAGAACTGACATACTGATACAGTACTGACCTAGTATTGACATAGAACTGACATACTGATACAGTACTGACACAGGCCTCTCTCCACTCTGCCTGGCATTGTGTTTAACACTTGTGCCCAGAGACAGAGTTTGATGTTGGAGACCACGTGGGGAGAACTCATCTATCCTGGGACCGTCTCACGGACTGACTGTGCTATCTATTATATTTGGAGAATGTTTAACCAACACTAGTGGCTTTTTTCATAATCAAAACATTTGCTTTGGGTTTCCAAAGGgaatattataaatatatataatataaatgtatTTAAATAGCTTTGGGGGGGGACAGAACgttgaaaaaaatatatgttatatacaGAGCCTCTGACTCCTACTTCTAGACAGAGTATAGAGAGAAGACTTTAACATTGATTCCACCAACAATTTACTTGTTTTtaccaattatatatatatatttgaaagaaagtatatagatatataaaaatgattttttttcatAAAATATACAACTTTACTAAAACTATACATATTCAATATACAACACGCTATTGATGAACTGTCCTTCTATGGTCACTCTTTCCTGAACAGTAGCATGAGAAGTTGCATCACATCTTGAACAGAAAGTTGTGTTTTCGTTTCCGCTTGTTGTCTTGCGGTCTTCCGTCATGCTGAAGGGTATCCCACACAGTGAGGGGTGTGAAACCACAGTTGACCCCAGTTTAAACCCAGTGACCTCAACACATACTCAGATGTAGATATACACAGAGTCTTAATTATCAGCCTGTTGCAGAATAGCTTTCCTGCAACTTTCCTGCACTTGTAGTGCTTgtaggcttctgaagtttgtcatttacACTtcgaaatgtcagacttgattttgtATCAAcccaaaaaatgtccattaattataatataataataattcacatttcctgttgctgcaggattattttcctgttgtagcaaactggctcaaatgaagatcttacatctatatatactgtacacacatgaACATTCACCTGGTCAAACAAAtaacacacttagattcacacacaGACTCAATCCTCATCCAACCTAAGACCGGTAGCATCATTATCTACATCTGAGACCATGGTTTGGGTTATAGAACGGGGGTGTCTTAAGAAATCAACAATTGTAATGTGAATAGCTTCTCTCAATGGTTAGAGACAGTGAGTGGTCATCCATACACGCAACATCACAGCGGGAGAACAACAGTGGTGCGTTTAAGAGGGAGCAACATTCTGAATACCgcacatttatttatttgatttacttgacctttatttatccaggttttATCTCCttgagataacatctcttttccaagagagacctggtccaatagcagcgaATAGACCTGACATGGTACAACTGTCATGAACGTCTTATAAAGAACAAACATGATTCCCTATTATACAAGTAGATTTTTTGCTTTTGTAGGTAAAGAATATGTAGTATAGGTTTCTCAACAGTGAAGCGTGTCTGTTCTCTATAATACATGACTATCTACATTGAGGTTTAACATTGGACTCCCCTGAACATGACCCAGGTGGGCTCTGCTACCACTAAAACCTTAACTAGTCAACAGTAGCACTGAAACCTTTATGCTCAGTTAAGATCCTTGGCAATCTATCTCTGTGAAACGTTCCTTTGTATCCATTTAGCAGGTGGTAAATGCAATGTTGTGTCAAGGTTGTAGGGATAACGCTCACTGTCTCACATTGGACCTCACAGACGATCTCACTCCTGATTCTGGAGACATGCGGGGTGTTCTACATGACACCCTTATCCCTATAGTGCCCTCCATTTGACATTTTGTGGCACTATTTAAGGAAAAGGATATATTTTGGGCCACTACCATACCGTCTGACTCATTTAGGCTTTTGTGTGGGGTTGATTGTTGGTTTGTGTTTATTTGTTATGTTCCCTCTCCATAACGTAAGAGTTGGTTTGTGTTTATTTGttatgcccccccccctccataaTGTAAGAGTTGATTGTTGGTTTGTGTTTATTTGTTATGTCCCCCCCTCCATAATGTAAGAGTTGATTGTTGGTTTGTGTTTATTTGTTATGCCCCCCTCCATAATGTAAGAGTTGATTGTTGGTTTGTGTTTATTTGTTATGTCCCCCCTCCATAATGTAAGAGTTGATTGTTGGTTTGTGTTTATTTGTTTTGCCCCCCCTCCATAATGTAAGAGTTGATTGTTGGTTTGTGTTTATTTGTTATGCCCCCCCTCCATAACGTAAGAGTTGATTGTTGGTTTGTGTTTATTTGTTATGCCCCCTCCATAATGTAAGAGTTGATTGTTGGTTTGTGTTTATTTGTTATGTCCCCCCTCCATAATGTAAGAGTTGATTGTTGGTTTGTGTTTATTTGTTATGCCCCCCTCCATAATGTAAGAGTTGATTGTTGGTTTGTGTTTATTTGTTATGCCCCCCCTCCATAATGTAAGAGTTGATTGTTGGTTTGTGTTTATTTGTTATGCCCCCCTCCATAATGTAAGAGTTGATTGTTGGTTTGTGTTTATTTGTTATGCCCCCCCTCCATAATGTAAGAGTTGATTGTTGGTTTGTGTTTATTTGTTATGCCCCCTCCATAATGTAAGAGTTGATTGTTGGTTTGTGTTTATTTGTTATGCCCCCTCCATAATGTAAGAGTTGATTGTTGGTTTGTGTTTATTTGTTATGCCCCCCCTCCATAATGTAAGAGTTCATTGTTGGTTTGTGTTTATTTGTTATGCCCCCTCCATAATGTAAGAGTTGATTGTTGGTTTGTGTTTATTTGTTATGCCCCCCTCCATAATGTAAGAGTTCATTGTTGGTTTGTGTTTATTTGTTatgccccctcccccctccataaTGTAAGAGTTGATTGTTGGTTTGTGTTTATTTGTTATGCCCACCCCCTCCATAATGTAAGAGTTGATTGTTGGTTTGTGTTTATTTGTTATGCCCCCCTCCATAATGTAAGAGTTGATTGTTGGTTTGTGTTTATTTGTTATGTCCCCCCTCCATAATGTAAGAGTTGATTGTTGGTTTGTGGTTATTTGTTatgtcccccctcccctccataaTGTAAGAGTTGATTGTTGGTTTGTGGTTATTTGTTATGCCCCCCCTCCATAATGTAAGAGTTGATTGTTGGTTTGTGGTTATTTGTTATGCCCCCCTCCATAATGTAAGAGTTGATTGTTGGTTTGTGTTTATTTGttatgcccccccccctccataaTGTTAGAGTTGATTGTTGGTTTGTGTTTATTTGTTATTCCCCCTCCATAATGTAAGAGTTGATTGTTGGTTTGTGTTTATTTGTTATTCCCCCCCATAATGTAGGGGTGGATTTTGTAGCTCTTGGATTAAGACATTTAAGAACTTTTTCTATTCACTCACCTAATCTGAATTTCAGAGTGACCAAGAAAAAGATAAACTAAAATATTTAAACCTCTCAAAATGGCGTACACCCTGTAAATATGaacaaaatacaaatatttgCTTTTTTATATTAATCAAAAGCAATGTATATATGATAGTTTTCATATACATTTTTGAAaatcaaaaaatatatagatctatatatgaatgTTTGGCATATATGCATAGTTAATCACTGAGGAAAAAATGTGTGATGAGATTGTATTCTTTCTATGAACTTTGAACTAGGAGATGATTTGCACAAAACACGGTGCTAGCAATACAGCCACCATTCGTTACAGCGCATGCAGGCTGTGAAGGGAGGAACACCCTGACTCTCTgtacactccctcctctcctctgtgtggtgcgtgtatgtatgtgtgtgcgctaGTTCAAACCCTCGAAGTGAGTCCACTGTAGCCTTAATACCATCAGAGATTCCTGGCAGTGGctgtgtctcacacacacaaacacactcacacgtggtgcacacacacatttgcacaaacagagacacagactgaACTCCAAATCTGTAATCATTATAGGACCCTTTGATATCTATtcattgatgagagagagagagagagagagagagagagagagagagagagagagagagagagagatcaaaacaATAGAGCGATACAGCTTAATCTTTTTTACATTCTGTCTGTTCCTGTATAgcccctgtctgtgtgtcagaGACCCTGTCTGCCTTGGGCACTGTGTGTGGTTCGGGCTGTGGTTCAATAGGAGACATAGACACAGACAATTACAGTGTTACCATCATCCTGTTACACACTCTCTGCTCCGTGTTTCATCCTGTTACACACTCTCTGCTCCGTGTTTCATCCTGTTACACACTCTCTGCTCCGTGTTTCATCCTGTTACACACTCTCTGCTCCGTGTTTCATCCTGTTACACACTCTCTGCTCCGTGTTTCATCCTGTTACACACTCTCTGCTCCGCGTTTCATCCTGTTACACACTCTCTGCTCCGTGTTTCATCCTGTTACACACTCTCTGCTCCGTGTTTCATCCTGTTACACACTCTCTGCTCCGTGTTTCATCCTGTTACACACTCTCTGCTCCGTGTTTCATCCTGTTACACACTCTCTGCTCCGTGTTTCATCCTGTTACACACTCTCTGCTCTGCGTTTCATCCTGTTACACACTCTCTGCTCCGTGTTTCATCCTGAGACACACTCTCTGCTCCGTGTTTCATCGTGAGACACACTCTCTGCTCCGTGTTTCATCGTGAGACACACTCTCTGCTCCGCGTTTCAACCTGTTACACACTCTCTGCTCCGCGTTTCAACCTGTTACACACTCTCTGCTCCGCGTTTCAACCTGTTACACACTCTGCTCCGTGTTTCATCCTGAGACACACTCTCTGCTCCGTGTTTCATCCTGAGACACACTCTCTGCTCCGTGTTTCATCGTGAGACACACTCTCTGCTCCGTGTTTTATCGTGAGACACACTCTCTGCTCCGCGTTTCATCCTGTTACACACTCTTTGCTCCCTTTTCCCTTTTCAGACTGAGTTTTTTAGGGTATGCTATGATGAGGTGATTTTGAAGAGGACcgacaaaaaaaagaaagaaagagggaaaaacgtgccaaaaaataacaaaaaacttTAAATGGTGTATTTTTCTTAATAGGACTACCTTAGTTTGGAAGTTGTTGAGCTGTTACTCAGTAATATGGTGCCATCTCCTGGGAATCTTGAGAACTACAGACATTCATTTagcttctccactgtgtgtgcaCAACCTTTTTGGAGTGGAACTCCAATCGTTTTTTtatgttttgtaaaggaatataaatatatatatatcctgaaAAATGACCAGATTTTATGAGCTTTGCATTATTACCATTTCTATATCTATTTTGAGACAAGGTATCAAAGTATTGCTTGGTTGAAATGTGATGAAGGTTGTATAGCTTGTCTAACTGATGCTGAGAGATGCTGACATGGGTTTAAACACACAGCTCATATATACACACGGCATGCAcatgcgctcacacacacacagtgcagtttGGACTCCAGTTGCTTTCCTGGTTAGAAAACACGTCAGTAACAGAGAACCTAGTTGGACCCCTTAGTAGGTTTACCACAGGTAGCCTATACAGATGCAAACCCATGCTGCGGGACAGGTGAGGCAGACACTTCATTCACACCAATGAGTTTCTCTGTACGGTCGACTTCATCTTCTTTTCTAATCAACAAAGCACAATCTACACGGTGAGAGGGTATCTGGTAGACCCATCACTGGATCTAGTGATCTTATCATCAttcaaagggtttttctttcattGTTGATTTTCTCCTTGTTTGCACTGTGAAGTTTAACATGGTGGATCTATCACAGGCTATGTCTGGGCCTTGCTTGGCCCATCTAAACCTCCCCTCCTCTTGATCCCCCAGGCATCCCGGCTCTCCATCTTCCTCAAAGACACTGAACTCCACACAGAACTGTAGCCTGGCTGAAACTAATGATGAACACTGGCTTAATGACAACCTCAGTAGATTCATATTATTCAGTAGTTTAGCATTGTTGGATTAATCCTGACAGCATATGTGTCAAATGTGGTAGGAGGTGAAAATGTGAAAGGTCAGATTGCTAGCTAACTAGAATAAAATAGTAGCGTTCACTTTGGTGCTATAGATGTACAGATTTTTGCTAGACAGTGTTACTGTGACTATTGGTGAGGCCAGGATTTTAAGATACAGTTCTGTGTCATCTCAGATACAGGAAGGGCATACTCAAGTGTAAATGTTTTTGCTGTTGAAATTAAAATAGCCTCATtggtctgcagagagagagatacaggctacctgcctctaactagCATCTGAAGGTGAAGATGGGGAGCAACCATGTCTACTCCCAAACACACCGTACTGAAAGGGGTCAGGGCAGAAGCGGGCAGACAGACTGGAAAATAAGAGAGAATACAGTGGCCACTGGCCATTGAGTAGATTTCTGGAAAATAACAATAATGGAAACAAAAACACACTTTATGGTCAGTCCCATGATTTACAAGATCAGTTGAACCCTTTTCACCCTGGTTCTCTTATCATCCATAAGGGAACGGATAGggaagggcggcagggtagtgagGCTGAGGCAGGTCCACAGCTGTGATAGCTCCACCACAGAGATATATGTTTGTTATATTATGTAATAAATTTATAATTAAAAACATGAATCCTGTGTATCAGCTCCTCATTGCTGAGATCTACTTTGGCCAGAGCTTTAGATGTGCCAACTGCCATGTCAGTTGTGACCGGAGTCTTTCCCAAGGAAAACTGAGGCCCTCTGCTGGAGAATTGCTGCCGTGTGGCTCTATAGTTTCACAGTAGTCAGTACAGAATTTCCAAATAATTTATTGTGTACATTTGAGCTGTGATTATAAAATGTGTATTTCTTGAAGGGGGTTGAAATTCCACTAATAACCAGGGTTAATACCCTGAGGGAAGCACATCAAATAGACATAGTATGTCTTGAAATTATCCTTTTTTTAAATCACAGTTCATAGGATATCGTACAGATTTTAAAAATGTGGATTTTCCACACAGAACattaagggctctattcaatccataTTGCAGGAGTTCAGAGTGATTTAAATGTGAAGGCATTCTAACACTTCAGTGACATAGAATACAGTCCTTAGAGTTCTACACCTAGATTGTGAACCTCTCAGAAGTGGTCAGTCATTGTAGTTCTGAGCTATCTTCAGTACTTCTGCAACAATTCCAGTTGActatcatatatatacacacacacacttatatctAACTTGTACATTGACCGATAACTGCACTGGAATGAATTACTGGTGACATTGATGCAGCCTAGCCATGTCAGGTAGCAAGTATTGAGGTTTGAAACCACACTGAAATAATATCTAACAGTCGCTAGTGCCGTCACATGGTTACAAGGTACATTCATTGTTTAAAATACATTAAAAGACATGGCATAAAAGCTCTGGCTTTACATTGTAGCACTTAAGAGCAACGACAGCAGCCTTTACATACATGTACCCCACTATCACCTTACATTGAACAAATCCTCATGTAAAAGCCTCAGAGAGCCAAAGCTGATGACAAAATCACAAGTGACAAAGAAAGTTCACATTCACAGTTTCACTTTGCTCTCCAAAAATAGCCCAAATAGGAAAATATTTTGTGTGCCCCACATTTTACAAAGCTTCACATTCTAGTTCACCTCAAATAACAAGCCTGCTTCACACACTTTGGCAGACATTTCACCAGCCTGACAACATGTTTCCTACAGTATGTTTGTTCTCACATCAATAGATTTCCCAAGTTCTCACAGGTCACTATTATTATATGGGTCAAAGGTTAGCATTTCCATAGCATCAGTCCCACAGAAGCATGGCTCTCTCATGGCATAAAATACACACATGAGGATAATGGAAGGATAAAATGTCCACAAAGTGAGAATAACATGAATATGACATATCCACAATGTCAGGTATTCAGGAGCAAGGCTCTCCCATGGTAGACTAGTAAAATGTCAACACTATCTGGATAACATATCCAGTGTCCATAGCTGCACTGTAGTCCAAATCAGAGCTTGTGTTCACAACGTCAGTATAATGTAAAGATAACGTGAGGATAATGTATCCACATCAACATCCAGTCAGACAGACTCCGAGCTCTCTGGTTTCAGTCCCTTCTGAGCCGTCTGTAACGACAAATCCTTGTTCTGCTCCAGCTCAAAGTTCTGCAGGCCGGGGATGAACAAAAAATACATCATAATAATTATAGTACATTTATTGTAGATTGAGCTTTTCATACAGAATCACAAAAAgtttgttttatatattttttatttagggAGCTGGTTGTCGATGGGAAATGGTCTTCCGCAGATAGAGGatgatggggcggcaggtagcctagtggttagagcattgggctagtaactgaaaggttgctgaatCAAATCCCCCaaactgacaaagtaaaaatctgtcgttctgcccctgaacaaggcagttaacccactgttccccagtaggccatcattgtaaacaagaatttgttcttaactgacttgtctagttaaataaaagttacatGATGCATTTCAGGAAAGGAGTAGCTTGAGTGCAGTcttttagggctctattcaatctgaatCACTGAAGCGTTAGATTGTTCGCTAAAAATGTAAAAGGTCATTTCccattgagccgacatatgcagcatttaccatgaatgcagtctCCAGGACTGCGGGAACATTGCTTTTAATTATAAATTGCGCTAGAATGCAGATCTTTAGTGCTACGGATTGAATAGAACCCTTAGACTCTAAAATGGACCTCCAGTAGCTGTGTATTACACATTATCTGCAGACTTTTCCCCATCACCACCCCAGCCTCTGCCTGTTTTTTGGTCCCTACCCCTAGCTAGGCTATGATCCGATTCAATACCTGAGCACTTCCTTGGGTGGGTGGGGAGCACCCTGAAGATCAGAGCCTAAACACTAAGACCAAATGTATTATCATTTTCTGTTCAATGTGCACCGAATAGATTCATTCTAATGACAGAGCAACTGTCAGTCAAATAGCTGCAGGTAACTCTGGAGAGTGAAACAGCAAAATAAATAAGAGGGGATATATCATCAGAGTGCTAATATCCAGAGGGAAACATGTACCTCTAGCTCCCGCATCACTTCATCCATGAAGTCACTAGAGTTCTGCTTGTACGACATCGCCATCTTGATCGTTTCTTTAAACATCTAGGATACATTTTCAGAACACAGAACTTTTGTTCCCTTTTTTTTGTTAAGCATGGGAATACGGTATACAGACAGAGTATATGGTGTGTAATTAAGGAGGTCAGTGTTGTCCATCCTCACCTTGACCACATTGGTCCCATCAGCAGCTGATACAAAGTACAAAGGAAGTCCCTGCTTCTTGGCAAAGTTAAAGTTCCTCTGGGTCACCTTCATATCAGCTGCAAACAATAGAGACAACCGAGTAAAAAATAAAGTGGGAAGGAAATAAAAGATTAAAGAATAAGCCTGTCTGGCTGGACTCACCATCTATCTTGTTAGCCACCACAACACAGGGGATCTCAGGCCTGTACTCTCTCAGCTCTGTGTACCAAGTGGTCAGGTTCTTATAGGTGATCTTCCTCTGCACGTCAAACACCTAACAAACCCAGGTACAGTCAATGATACAGGCGAAGACATAAGTGCAAGCCTTGTAGTAGTATCGTCTTAGA
This is a stretch of genomic DNA from Oncorhynchus nerka isolate Pitt River linkage group LG25, Oner_Uvic_2.0, whole genome shotgun sequence. It encodes these proteins:
- the LOC135564533 gene encoding SH3 and multiple ankyrin repeat domains protein 3-like; the encoded protein is MRSSSARSRSPSPSHSPGLGSPLLALRPFHQKPLHLWNKYDVGDWLESIHLGEHRAGFQEHEIEGSHLPALTKDDFAELGVTRVGHRMNIERALKQLLES
- the LOC115118918 gene encoding rab-like protein 2A yields the protein MASDANGIPELDQDKYDADEQVKIICLGDSAVGKSKLMERFLIDGYRPQQLSTYALTLYKYNTTIDRKAVLVDFWDTAGQERFQSMHPSYYHKAHACIMVFDVQRKITYKNLTTWYTELREYRPEIPCVVVANKIDADMKVTQRNFNFAKKQGLPLYFVSAADGTNVVKMFKETIKMAMSYKQNSSDFMDEVMRELENFELEQNKDLSLQTAQKGLKPESSESV